One Chloroflexota bacterium genomic window, TCAAGATATGGTTTGCCCAGGGGTATATGCATGGGCATGAGAAGAATTCTCCGCTGTAATCCGTTCAGTGCCGGGGGTTTTGACCCCGTACCTTGATGTATGACTCGCGTTACTTGTTTGGAAGCTATAGATTAATGATCTCCGATATCAAGAAGTTCAAACCGATTAAGGCAATCTCCATTATTCTGCTTCTGTTGTGCATTCTTCTCGTAACAGGATGTACCAGCGCCCCAAGCAGAGGATGGTCCGGGCCCCTGGTCAAGGAAGGTGTCCTCTACGTTGGCACTATTGAGGGCAAGGTTATTGCTCTGGATCTCACGTCCATATCCGACGGTACCCCCGATCTTAAGTGGGATAAGGACGTGGGGGCAGCAACGGGAGGGGGAGGGTTTAGTTGTTCAACCCGGGTTTCCAAGCCGATGGGGGTGTATGGAACACCTGTGCTGTATGAGGGCAGACTCTACGTTGGGGCATACAATGGAGATATCCTCTATTTCAACATCAGTGATGGGAGCAGGAGCGACCCTTTCTCGACCGATGGTGCTATTGTTGGGGACCCGGTGGTGGATGGTGACAGCGTCTTTGTGGCTAGTTCGGACGGGAAGTTATATGCGTTCGATCTTGATCTGCATCTGAAACCGGGCTGGCCGTTTAAGACTGGAGATAAGATCTGGTCAACGCCGGTGGTTAGGAATGGTATAGTCTACATCAGCTCTGCTGACCACAAGCTCTATGCCGTGGATACAGCGAGTGGCAAAGAGATATGGCACTTTGAGGCAGAAGCAGCCATCCTGTCTACCCCTCTGGTGGTTGATGGAACGATGATCTATATAGGGGCCTGTGACCGCAAGTTCTATGCCCTTGACGCAGCGACGGAAGAAGAGCGGCTCAATGCTGTCTCCAGGCAGGAAGGGAGCCCGGTTCCAGTGAGGGAGGCGAAGAGTGTTTTTGATGGGGCGGGAAACTGGTTCTGGACGCAGGCTCTACCCTACAACGGTGAAATATGGGTGGGATGCCTCGACCACAGCGTTTATGCCCTTGA contains:
- a CDS encoding PQQ-binding-like beta-propeller repeat protein, which translates into the protein MISDIKKFKPIKAISIILLLLCILLVTGCTSAPSRGWSGPLVKEGVLYVGTIEGKVIALDLTSISDGTPDLKWDKDVGAATGGGGFSCSTRVSKPMGVYGTPVLYEGRLYVGAYNGDILYFNISDGSRSDPFSTDGAIVGDPVVDGDSVFVASSDGKLYAFDLDLHLKPGWPFKTGDKIWSTPVVRNGIVYISSADHKLYAVDTASGKEIWHFEAEAAILSTPLVVDGTMIYIGACDRKFYALDAATEEERLNAVSRQEGSPVPVREAKSVFDGAGNWFWTQALPYNGEIWVGCLDHSVYALDAVTLEERARVTTQGMVYAPPVLLGDRIIVGSQDGRVYAIDPETRDWTAYTIEGDTDSSTPDVYVSQDTELLKEAKKPLAPIFAPLYAGSDNDTVYFHAQDGTHTLYALALSTEEVVWSFRTDKISE